AAGCGATTTCTTTTAATGGGGTTCAGTTGGGTGTCATCTGCTAGTAAAGTCTCTCTGAAGAGTTATTCTCTTACCTTTTTAGACCAAAAGAAATTCACTTAGGGAGGAAGAATTGTCTGGGTATTAGTTCTATTGTGAGTAGTCAAGGCATTTCCTTTTTGGTGACTTGTGATGATTTGATTCCTAATGCATTTACTCTTGTACTGCTCCTGTGAGGTATGTTTTGTGAGACTGTGCCCCTTTGTGAGGTATTCTTACTATAACTTCTATTCTCCATCAAGTTTGAGAGATCTCCCTCTGCTGGTGGGTTTTTTCTTCGGAGAGAAAAATCTCATGCCTTAGGTTAGATTTCTGGGAATTCTTTAGCAGGTGAATTTAGTCTCTGTGTGTTGGGACATGGAAAGGAGTTTATCTTGAAGACCCACACTAGATTCATCCCTTCTAAggctaagggaaagaaagaacaatctGTGTGTGTAGTAGTGTGAACCATGATTTCCCTTTGAGACATAAAGCACTAGGGGAGCCTCCTGAGACTTGATGCCAAATCTAGAAAAGGAAGGGACACAATGTCTATGATGCATGTACATCGAGGACCATTACTCATATTCTTGCTTTCTGTCTATGCTCTTGGAACAATTTCATAACTAACACAATTGCCTGGCACCCCAGGTCTATCTAAGTGAAACACCCATCTTCTCTGCCAAAAACAAAGCAAGCGAACAGTCCAGACTCAACTCTACCAACAGAAGCCTTGCCTTTGGTGATTCTCCAAGTTGTCCTTACAGCAGCCCCGATATACTAGTCATGTGTGAAACAACTAATGACGGGTTCCCTTAAGCAAGGTCCGTCAACTTGCTTGTCTTCTTTAGACTGCGTAAAAGAGCTGTTCAGTCCGTAGGTGTTAGTCTTTTGTACGAACTTCTAAACCTGGAGAGGAATTTTCTAGTTTGGCTTTACGTGAAAGGCTTTTTTTTCTGTCAGGGAAGTGCTGTTTAGTCCAAGGCTGGCACACTTGTCCCTGTAGCCGTGTCCCTGTAGAGGATGTTTGAATTTGGGTGAAAGGATAGCCCCAAACAGGATCTCTGGATGCCGCCCTGGATGTCCTTGAACCCCACCTAAATGTTGTTACAGGATCTTTCATCTCTTGCTTCTTCCTCTATGCTTCTTGGTGTCACCAAGAAGTTAGAATCCCTTCTAGTTGCAGGTAGCCTAATCACCATTGTGTTCGTGATAGGCGGCAAGAATGAACGTGATTCCTTTCTTGTCTCAGTTACTTTGTGTACTTGGTCCGCTTCCCTCCACAGGTCTGCTCCAGCTCAGCCACCCACTGAAGGGGCGGAAGGGACTGCTCCAGGAGGGGgtcccccaggccctcctcctaATATGACCAGTAACAGACGACTACAACAAACCCAGGCACAAGTGGAGGAAGTAAGTGGAGAACTCTTTCTTTTGAGAGTTTCCAGATGATACAagtttagaaactttttttttttttttttttttaatagaggggTAGCTAAAAGCTCTGGGAAGCAAGGCATCCCTGAGTTACACAGGGCCAGACTTGAGATTCCATTGTTTTTACCTCTGTCTCTAGCAGGGAAGCTTACTAGCTTTGtttctgcacccctcccccccaggtgGTGGACATCATGCGTGTGAATGTGGACAAGGTCCTGAAGAGGGATGAGATACTGTCACAGCTGGATGACCGAGCTGATGCCTTGCAGGTGGGAGCATCACAATTTGAGAGCAGCGCTGCCAAGCTAAAGAGGAAGTATTGGTGGAAAAACTGCAAGGTGAGTTGTCTTgtcctctctgccttctcttcctgGGCCTTAACTCATAGAAGGCAAGAAAACCCTCAGGTTCTACCTTCCTCACCTCTGGTGGTGCAGGATCTCTGCCCTGCCGAACTCTGGGGAGGAAATCTGAAGGCCTCCTTGAGATGCATTACCCAGAATTGGCCGCCAGGGTAGGCCAGAGTACTCAGAACCACTCACTGGGTGCCAGCCCTACCCGAGGAGCTCAGAAGCGCTCAGGCTGCTTTTCCCCAAAGACCCCTGGGAAAATCTCGCCTGGCTCTTCCCCACACACAGCCAACATCCACACGATGGCTAGGgtaggtatatatttaaatacctGCAGCTTTTAGGAATTAGCGGAATACTTCATAATGAAAAATGAACCAACTGACTAAAGATCCCAAGTCTGCACCTCCACTGGCATTCCTTTCAAAGCCTTCAGGCAATAGGAGCCAAGCGAAATGGAGCAAGCTGCAGATGCTCTGATGTTTCTGGGAAGCCTCAGTGGTGGTGCAGGGGTGGTTGTCTCATGGGGAACATGAGACAGGAGGGTTTGCCCTCCCCGAGAGGCCTGCCTATCTCCTGGGTGATGTGTGGTTTCTTCCACTGTCCCAAGGACGGAGGAAGTTCTTTTCCCACATCTCTAGTGGGAacatctctttcctcttccccaaaTCCAAGGACCCATTTCTTGGTCATTGTTTCCTCAGATGATGATCATGCTGGGAGCTATCTGTGCCATCATCGTGGTAGTTATTGTAAGTAAGTATCGCTGAGGTTGCTGGTGGGGTGACGAGGTGGGAAGGTCCTGGAGtcttctcccagccctgcctgcctggggAGTGGGGCTGCTCTGACTGAGGTATGGAGATCGCTACTGTGGGATCATCACCTGGTtcgggagggaggaagggcaaagaCAAGGGACTTCCTTGATGGACAAGCCTTCCCTCTGCAAGATCCCATGGGAAGATGGTCCCTCCTGTTCTGAGGAAGTGGGGCTGTGCTGTTTGTCACTGgcttgggtcagagggagaccaCAGGGATGGGACACCCGCAACTGAAAGGCCTGAATGTCCAGTAACTTGATGTAATTTGCCCTCTTGTTTtctcctgtctctttctcttttccaactgGGACTTCCTGATTCCTGTGTCCAGTCTACTTTTTTACTTGAGAATGTGCCACCCCTTCCCTGTTCTCCATTGCCATCGAgacatccctctccctctgtttgctcTCTCAACGAACATCCCTGTCTACCTTCCCCCACCCTGTCCTGGCTTCTCCATTGCCCATTCCtccatttctgttgctttcaTTTGCACTGGGTCCCTCAACACTAGAAATGCTGCTCGTGGCACAGTCTCAAAGGAACTCCCTGAAGAGCCATAGCTGGCACCTCACTACCCCCCTCTTATTACTCTCAGCTATCCCCCAAAGCCAAAAAGAGTTGGAGGCCAAAAGAAGAGGAAGGCGTGTAGCCACGGTGACATGCCCAAGAAGGTGCCAAGattgggggaggagaagggtatGGTGCCCATGGTGTCACCAGGAAAGGCCAGGCcgctggagggggctgggaacAGCGGGGAGAATGGCAGCTCACTCAGGACTGCTCTGGTCACTTGGGGCTGTTCTCCTAGGCCAGGCCTCAGAAGAGCCTGGGGTGGGCCCAAAGTCCACCTTGGTTCTGCGGTAGTACCCTTTCAGAAAGTCAAATCTGTTTTTGCGGTTATTTCTGATCTATTAGTCTGAGATTTTTGGTGTCATCAGGGATCTTATggccttttgctttgttttctggaGACCTACAGAACACACGTTAATTGCAAAAGGACCGGCTTCATTCCCATCTTAGAAGCAGCCCCCTAAGCTTATAACTACAAGGGGCTGTCTCTCGTCCACATTTTCTGCAGCATTCTGTATTGTTCATGAGAGCACCAAATAATTTCATATAGCCAAAGCTGGGGACTCTGAGTTAGTTTTAATTGTTGGCACagataaagagagaatgagtgttAATTATAGAGAGACAATGAATCGAGGGCCTAATTTGAGAATAGCAAGCTCAGAGGAAGCCACTTGTTGCCTGTTCGTTAGGGAGggttctgctcctccctgcccattGATAACGTGTGAGGTGTTAGAAATGAGGA
The sequence above is drawn from the Zalophus californianus isolate mZalCal1 chromosome 9, mZalCal1.pri.v2, whole genome shotgun sequence genome and encodes:
- the VAMP1 gene encoding vesicle-associated membrane protein 1 isoform X1; translation: MSAPAQPPTEGAEGTAPGGGPPGPPPNMTSNRRLQQTQAQVEEVVDIMRVNVDKVLKRDEILSQLDDRADALQVGASQFESSAAKLKRKYWWKNCKMMIMLGAICAIIVVVIVSKYR
- the VAMP1 gene encoding vesicle-associated membrane protein 1 isoform X2; its protein translation is MSAPAQPPTEGAEGTAPGGGPPGPPPNMTSNRRLQQTQAQVEEVVDIMRVNVDKVLKRDEILSQLDDRADALQVGASQFESSAAKLKRKYWWKNCKMMIMLGAICAIIVVVIVS